Proteins found in one Thermaerobacter subterraneus DSM 13965 genomic segment:
- the folE gene encoding GTP cyclohydrolase I FolE produces the protein MPRRAEEFDLDRIKRAVLDILEAVGEDPRREGLVDTPRRVAEAYQELFSGLGRDPADELSVFFETDHDEVVLVKDIPFYSMCEHHLLPFHGRAHVAYLPRNGRITGLSKLARAVEVASRRPQLQERLTVQIADAIEERLNPRGVVVVIEAEHLCMTMRGIQKPGSYAVTSAVRGLFRENVASRQEVFALIRSDLRP, from the coding sequence ATGCCACGACGGGCTGAAGAATTCGACCTGGACCGGATCAAGCGCGCGGTGCTCGACATCCTCGAGGCGGTGGGCGAGGACCCCCGGCGCGAGGGGCTGGTGGACACCCCGCGCCGGGTGGCGGAGGCCTATCAGGAACTGTTCAGCGGTCTCGGCCGCGATCCCGCCGACGAGCTCAGCGTGTTCTTCGAGACCGACCACGATGAGGTGGTCCTGGTCAAGGACATCCCCTTCTACTCCATGTGCGAGCACCACCTGCTGCCCTTCCACGGACGGGCCCACGTGGCCTACCTGCCGCGCAACGGCCGCATCACGGGGCTGAGCAAGCTGGCGCGGGCGGTGGAGGTGGCGTCCCGCCGGCCCCAGCTCCAGGAGCGGCTGACGGTCCAGATCGCCGACGCCATCGAAGAGCGCCTCAACCCCCGGGGCGTGGTGGTGGTCATCGAAGCCGAACACCTGTGCATGACCATGCGGGGCATCCAGAAGCCCGGGTCCTATGCCGTCACCTCCGCCGTCCGGGGGCTCTTCCGGGAGAACGTGGCCAGCCGTCAAGAGGTCTTCGCCCTGATCCGCAGCGACCTGCGGCCCTGA